In the Candidatus Babeliales bacterium genome, TTCAAGCTCACGAATATATTCATCGCCATTTTTTTTATACAATGCTGCATGTTCTTGATCTAGCTGTATAATTTTTTCTTGAATATAACGCACAACTAATATCCATAAATTTACATCAAACCAAATATGCGGATCGTATAAATTTTCAAACTCCGCTACGCGAAGTTTGTCTTTGTTTAATACATCTGAAGCATTTACAACAGTGGTAAAACGCTGCATGCCTTCTAGCACTTGTCCCATCTTACCTTCTAAATGCAAACCATTGTACACAACCAAATCTGCTGCTGCTAATTTGTGCACATCACTTTCGCGCGCACGATAGAGGTGCGGATCAACACCTGGCCCCATCAAACTATACACATGTGCATTGTCGCACACAATCATCTGTACCACATCTGCCAGCATGCTTGTTGTTGCAACTATGGTTAAAACTTTTTGCTGTTGGCCATGAACACCTTGTGTACGAAAAAAAACAAGCATGCCAAATACGCATGCCATGAATAACAAAAATCCA is a window encoding:
- a CDS encoding zinc ABC transporter substrate-binding protein; translation: MMKKVFGFLLFMACVFGMLVFFRTQGVHGQQQKVLTIVATTSMLADVVQMIVCDNAHVYSLMGPGVDPHLYRARESDVHKLAAADLVVYNGLHLEGKMGQVLEGMQRFTTVVNASDVLNKDKLRVAEFENLYDPHIWFDVNLWILVVRYIQEKIIQLDQEHAALYKKNGDEYIRELEQLHNYVQARVAEVAPEKRILITAHDAFGYFGAQYGFEVVGLQGLSTDCDISTKDIEELADYIVEQSIPTIFVESSIPERTLIAVRNAVAARGHRVEFGTELYSDALGDEQSGAFSYIGMVKHNVDAIVDALKF